The Maniola hyperantus chromosome 19, iAphHyp1.2, whole genome shotgun sequence genome has a window encoding:
- the LOC138403690 gene encoding uncharacterized protein — MFAVILFFSYVSSEPMITPITHSPGIYFDPITKIYFYNDYWRVITHLNTVSLEPQLDKVDRLIVKTSLVCAKLQPEEYSSCKNVFSPIEVLLESNYLKAQSLSHIISSENPARFKRSLEFGGEILKFFFGTLDAEDARKYDAAISSCQRSESEIFHLMKDNIHIVKSSINTFNSTISRLNQNEIKLNSQINKLNDILSYVTSDNEKLMYLTRFNSLVNIIESSLLAISNFLDTVINAILFSKVNVLHPSVLSPVKLYDELSKHRNSINKGLDFPVALSIENIHTIIDISKLVSYFYNNKIVFVIQIPLVSPVKYNVYKTIPLPTPHYEGQSKSFALIKPTKPYLAITDDRLNYVLLDTLRDCTILNSENSICKLESIYSVNSNPSCETKLLTEVTLSLPRECEPKILYGLIDIWHKLKNNQWIFVQSKTSKLTINCNDNFKDYSISGTGILKLNKGCIGYFKTIQFIPSTISNLTIDNNNFNINFDITNDNCCNQEIVNKTIPLLSPINLSNINLDSLKNSINQFNDLELQINRIQEESHFIKYSSYYSAFTYIIISLIFLFLCYKIIRCFKQRNCNKFCIQFFFQCDRKKISHKENKAQSSIEMSQITDDEDNASVDLRNLSASVQEIFK, encoded by the coding sequence atttttctcctacgtctcgtctgagccaatgattacacccataacgcatagccctggaatatatttcgaccccattacaaaaatttatttctacaatgattattggagagtaatcacgcatctcaacaccgtctcattggaaccacagcttgacaaagttgaccggttgattgttaaaacctctctagtttgtgctaagttgcaaccagaagagtactctagctgcaaaaatgtttttagtccaattgaagtacttctagaatccaattatctcaaggctcaatctctatctcatattatctcaagcgaaaatcctgctagattcaaaagatctttagaatttggtggtgaaatccttaagtttttctttggcactttagatgctgaagatgcccgaaaatatgatgctgcaattagctcttgtcagagatctgaatctgagatatttcatttaatgaaagataatattcatatagttaagtcgtctattaatacttttaattctactatttctaggttaaatcaaaatgagataaagttaaactctcagattaataaattaaacgatatattgtcttatgttactagtgataatgaaaaattaatgtatttaactagatttaatagcttagttaatataatcgaaagctctttactagctatctcaaattttctcgatactgtaataaacgcaattttgttttcaaaagttaatgttctacatccttctgttctaagtcctgtaaaactgtatgatgaactgtctaaacacagaaactcaatcaataaaggtttagattttcctgtagcactaagtatagaaaatatacataCTATTATAGATATATCTAAGTTAGTCTCCTATTTCTATAACAATAAGATAGTATTTGTAATACAGATCCCTCTTGTCTCTCCCGTTAAGTATAACGTCTATAAAACAATCCCGCTCCCGACTCCTCATTACGAAGGACAATCCAAAAGTTTTGCCTTAATCAAACCTACTAAACCCTATTTAGCTATAACTGacgatagattaaattacgtattattagatactttaagagattgtactattttaaatagtgaaaattccatctgtaaattagagtcaatttattctgtaaattcgaatccttcatgcgagacaaaacttttaactgaagtgactctatctttaccaagggaatgtgaaccgaaaatcctatatggtcttattgacatatggcataaattaaaaaataatcaatggatatttgtacagtcaaaaacaagcaaactaactatcaattgtaatgataactttaaggattattctatatctggcactggaatattaaaactgaacaaaggttgcattggttactttaaaacgattcaatttataccttctaccatttcaaatttaactattgataataataactttaatattaattttgatataactaatgataactgctgcaaccaagagattgttaacaaaacgattcctcttctatcacctattaacctaagtaatattaatttagattccttaaaaaattcgataaaccaattcaacgatcttgagttgcaaatcaacaggatccaagaggaatctcattttataaaatatagctcgtattattctgcttttacttatataattatttcgttaatttttctatttttatgttataagattatcagatgttttaaacaacgtaattgtaacaaattctgcattcaattttttttccaatgtgatcgcaaaaagatttcgcataaagaaaacaaagcCCAAAGTTCTATTGAAATGTCACAGATAACAGATGATGAAGATAACGCATCTGTAGACCTTCGAAATCTTAGTGCATCAGTGCAAGAAAtcttcaaataa